The Acetomicrobium thermoterrenum DSM 13490 DNA segment GGTCTTTTCTCCGGTGGTTGTGGGTTTGCTTCTGGGCCCTTCTGCTTTGGGCGGACTGCTTGCCGGTTCTATCGTAACGGGAGTGATGCTTGCTATTTTCATGGCCAATGCTGGCGGAGCTTGGGATAACGCTAAGAAGTATATCGAAGAGGGCAATCTGGGCGGCAAAGGTACACCTCCCCATGCAGCAGCCGTGGTCGGCGATACTGTGGGAGATCCCTTTAAGGATACGGCCGGTCCAAGCCTTAACATATTGATCAAGTTGATGTCCATCATCGCTCTCGTCATAGCCCCGCTGCTAATGTAACTGCCGCTTAAATATTCGCCGTTGACAAAACCCAGTTTTATCGGAAATTTTAGGGAGGGCAGATGTTGTTCCCTCCCTTTTTGGCTTTGGAGGGGTTGGTTTGGATAAATTTCAAATAGAAGAGATAAAAAGAAGGCTCGACATATTGGACATTGTAGGCGATTATGTTCAATTAAAGAAAGTAGGAAAAGGGTATAGAGCTCTCTGTCCATTCCACAGCGAGAAAACGCCGTCTTTTTACGTTATGCCCGACAGGCAGTTCTTTCATTGTTTTGGCTGCGGCAAAGGCGGTGATGTCATATCTTTTGTAATGGAGATCGAGGGGCTGAGCTTTCCCGATGCCATTGAATTGCTTGCCAACAGGGTTGGAATCAAAATCGATAGCAATGAAACCAGGCGCAACGAGTGGAACCTAAGCGAAGTCATGGAGAAAGCACTTAAGATATACCGTGACAGCCTGGAAAGCGCGGGAGGAGAAGTTGCCAGAAAGTATCTAATTCAGAGGAGGCTACTGGAGAAGTGGTGGTCCCGCTTCGAGATAGGGTGGGCGCCTCCTTCATGGGATTATTTGTGGCGCCTGCTCAATAAGGCCGGCATTCCTTCGAAAGCTGCGATCGAATGCGGTTTGGTTATCGAAGGTCAACGGGGTTTGTACGATCGTTTCAGAGGTAGAATAATCTTTCCCATTAGGGATGTAATAGGTCGGTTAATTGGCTTTGGAGGACGTTCCATAGCGGGTGAGGGCGCCAAATATATCAACACGCCGGAAAGCCCCCTGTTTCATAAAGGACGATGCCTATATCTGCTTAATGTGGCCAAGGATGCCATGCGCGAGAAGGGGCGGGCGATTTTAGTCGAAGGCTACATGGATGCAATCAGACTGCACATATCGGGGTTTGGCGAATCCGTGGCGTCTCTGGGGACGGCATTGACCGAGGAACAGGCAAATTTGATAAGCAGATTTGCCGATGTTTGTTACGTTTGCTACGATGCCGATACGGCCGGTCAGGAAGCGGCAATACGGGGGATGTATCTGTTGCAGGCTTCGGGTTTGCAGGTTAAAGTAGTTGTCTTGCCCCATGATGTCGATCCGGATGAGTTTTTATCGAAGGAGGGGGAGAGGGCCTTCAAGG contains these protein-coding regions:
- the dnaG gene encoding DNA primase — protein: MDKFQIEEIKRRLDILDIVGDYVQLKKVGKGYRALCPFHSEKTPSFYVMPDRQFFHCFGCGKGGDVISFVMEIEGLSFPDAIELLANRVGIKIDSNETRRNEWNLSEVMEKALKIYRDSLESAGGEVARKYLIQRRLLEKWWSRFEIGWAPPSWDYLWRLLNKAGIPSKAAIECGLVIEGQRGLYDRFRGRIIFPIRDVIGRLIGFGGRSIAGEGAKYINTPESPLFHKGRCLYLLNVAKDAMREKGRAILVEGYMDAIRLHISGFGESVASLGTALTEEQANLISRFADVCYVCYDADTAGQEAAIRGMYLLQASGLQVKVVVLPHDVDPDEFLSKEGERAFKELLSQSLHLPLYHLKIREKALKDLSLRKKAVEELLESFSGISLPDLAPFMSQIASALEVPRYALENMLLNFGANKTRAEDEKKGKSAKSSVYINESKKQDEKSLAVDAKEAALFALLWNDPEKRHHFREEEIYPLISDERIKTLVAALINGESTEELEKRWLNSGDLFPLQTLALGNAFCEQFEEGISPWDVIVGELRLRSIKFRYDELYSKMLKGEANYDEIKEMRKIASLLKGGKEDR